From Carya illinoinensis cultivar Pawnee chromosome 5, C.illinoinensisPawnee_v1, whole genome shotgun sequence, one genomic window encodes:
- the LOC122310882 gene encoding protein DMP5-like — protein MSSLRPRSAATKQPSLKETNNDAPTPSAVDTDSDSSKAPPQRQPSVQQRATQSLTSTAANLANLLPTGTLLAFQILTPVFTNNGACDSATRYMTVVLLVLLALSCFLASFTDSIKASDGRVYYGFTTFKGLWLFDYPDASGAGLPDLSKFRIRAIDGIHAVLSVLVFGAVALKDKNVFQCLYPQPGQQTQEVLNIVPVGVGLICSLLFVVFPTRRHGIGYPVTAGN, from the coding sequence ATGTCTAGTCTTAGACCAAGATCCGCAGCCACCAAGCAACCATCcttaaaagaaacaaacaacGACGCCCCAACCCCCTCCGCCGTTGATACCGACTCCGATTCCTCAAAAGCCCCACCACAACGCCAGCCCTCTGTGCAACAGCGGGCAACGCAATCCCTGACAAGCACAGCCGCCAACTTAGCCAATCTCCTTCCCACGGGGACCCTCCTCGCCTTCCAAATCCTCACCCCAGTCTTCACGAACAACGGCGCTTGTGACTCCGCCACGCGCTACATGACAGTCGTCCTCCTTGTCCTCCTTGCCCTGTCATGTTTCCTGGCATCCTTCACCGACAGTATCAAGGCCTCGGATGGACGAGTCTACTATGGCTTCACCACCTTCAAAGGGTTGTGGCTGTTTGATTACCCGGACGCTTCGGGCGCTGGACTGCCGGATTTGAGCAAGTTTAGAATAAGGGCGATTGATGGGATTCATGCGGTTTTATCTGTGCTGGTGTTTGGTGCTGTGGCTCTGAAGGATAAGAATGTTTTTCAATGCCTTTATCCACAGCCCGGGCAGCAGACTCAGGAGGTTTTGAACATTGTTCCAGTTGGGGTTGGGCTCATTTGCAGTCTCTTGTTTGTGGTTTTCCCCACTAGGAGACACGGCATTGGGTACCCTGTAACAGCAGGCAATTAA
- the LOC122309202 gene encoding protein DMP3-like — translation MSNLRPRSTSKNQSSTADKPAPPIPSPLSSDTDPDTPIKAPLLRQKSFSQRAISQTLEGTANLAKLLPSGTLLAFQLLIPVFTQNGACDSATRPMTAILLVILAVSCFAASFTDTVKASDGQVYHGLATFKGMWLFDYPGPSNPSGLPNLSSYKIRFIDWVHAVLSVLVFGAVAMRDKNVLQCLYPTPGREIEEVLDIVPVGFGLICSLMFVVFPTRRNGIGYPVTPGK, via the coding sequence ATGTCTAACCTTAGACCAAGATCCACATCCAAAAATCAATCATCCACTGCTGACAAACCTGCACCGCCGATCCCGTCACCCCTCTCATCCGACACCGATCCCGACACCCCAATTAAAGCCCCTCTACTACGCCAGAAATCTTTCTCACAACGTGCCATCTCCCAAACCTTAGAAGGGACAGCCAACCTAGCCAAGCTCCTACCCTCAGGCACCCTCCTAGCATTCCAACTTCTCATTCCCGTCTTCACCCAAAACGGTGCTTGCGACTCCGCCACTCGCCCCATGACGGCCATCCTCCTTGTCATCCTCGCCGTTTCATGCTTCGCCGCGAGCTTCACGGACACGGTGAAGGCATCGGACGGGCAAGTCTACCACGGCCTCGCGACCTTCAAAGGGATGTGGCTGTTCGACTATCCAGGCCCTTCCAATCCATCAGGCTTGCCGAATTTGAGCAGCTATAAAATAAGATTCATTGATTGGGTTCATGCTGTGTTATCAGTTCTGGTGTTCGGAGCGGTAGCTATGAGGGATAAGAACGTGTTGCAGTGCCTTTATCCAACGCCGGGGCGTGAGATTGAGGAGGTTTTGGACATTGTTCCGGTGGGTTTTGGACTGATTTGCAGCCTGATGTTTGTGGTCTTCCCCACCAGAAGGAATGGCATTGGATACCCTGTCACGCCAGGCAAATAA
- the LOC122309206 gene encoding protein FAR1-RELATED SEQUENCE 5-like — MASFVQLTDDEYDEIVVDDGPNNNDGVEEPKADDDVEEPNVGMTFSSEEEVRSYYMKYAKHKGFGVRRRNSRQSEDGRVRWFTLVCARQGTVKSQASNILKPRQTERVGCKARVNAVLNEDGRYTLSSVILDHTHYCSPGKARHFRCFKKLDACVAKRLEINDEAGIRTSKTFQSVVVEAGGYENVPYGQKECQNYIEKARQLRLGVGGVEALTNYFQDMQKKMQNFFMRSMWALT; from the coding sequence ATGGCTTCTTTTGTACAGTTGACGGATGATGAGTATGATGAAATAGTGGTTGATGATGGGCCTAATAATAATGATGGTGTCGAAGAACCTAAGGCTGATGATGATGTCGAGGAACCTaatgttggaatgactttttcTAGTGAGGAAGAAGTCCGGTCTTACTATATGAAATATGCTAAACATAAAGGGTTCGGAGTTCGCAGAAGGAATTCTAGACAAAGCGAAGATGGGAGGGTTCGATGGTTTACATTGGTATGTGCGCGGCAAGGCACAGTAAAGAGTCAGGCTTCCAATATCCTAAAGCCAAGACAAACAGAGAGGGTAGGGTGTAAAGCAAGAGTTAATGCAGTTTTGAATGAGGATGGCAGATATACCTTGTCTAGTGTAATCTTGGATCACACACATTATTGTAGTCCAGGAAAAGCAAGACACTTTAGATGTTTCAAGAAGCTAGATGCTTGTGTGGCTAAGAGGCttgaaataaatgatgaagCCGGAATACGTACGTCAAAAACTTTCCAGAGTGTAGTTGTTGAAGCGGGGGGGTATGAGAATGTGCCATATGGGCAAAAGGAATGTCAAAACTACATTGAGAAAGCACGACAACTTCGCCTCGGAGTTGGAGGCGTTGAAGCTCTAACTAACTACTTCCAAGATATGCAGAaaaaaatgcagaatttttttatgcgaTCGATGTGGGCCCTGACATGA